In the genome of Tannockella kyphosi, one region contains:
- a CDS encoding RDAC family protein: MANVVHFNKIVEINQALKQAGLSCSIHAVGGCTCCGLELRSPKAINQEEAILIINQCLKEQWLYVYPDGQLLRIESKFKKLVRE; this comes from the coding sequence ATGGCGAATGTAGTGCACTTTAATAAAATTGTAGAAATCAATCAAGCATTAAAACAAGCAGGATTAAGCTGTTCTATTCATGCAGTAGGTGGATGTACCTGTTGTGGATTAGAATTACGATCACCTAAAGCAATAAATCAAGAAGAAGCGATTCTTATTATTAATCAATGTTTAAAAGAACAGTGGTTATATGTTTATCCTGATGGACAATTGTTAAGAATAGAATCGAAATTCAAAAAACTAGTGAGGGAATAA
- a CDS encoding chromate transporter, giving the protein MILMDLFISFVIVGMFSFGGGMAAIPLIQEQVVTIHQWLSLTEFTDLITIAQMTPGPIAINCATFVGIQIDGLTGALVATIGCVLPSCIIVSILAWLYVKYKDSFILTGALQGLQPAVVALIATAGLSILLLALFGEGVETYSLDNLDIISSVLFIVSFAILKIRKKTNPIHVMIGCGIVGGMIYLAVDYLAILL; this is encoded by the coding sequence ATGATATTAATGGATTTATTTATTAGTTTTGTGATTGTTGGGATGTTTAGTTTTGGTGGCGGAATGGCAGCTATTCCGTTGATTCAAGAACAAGTAGTAACGATTCATCAATGGTTAAGTTTAACTGAATTTACGGATTTAATAACGATAGCTCAAATGACACCAGGACCGATTGCTATTAATTGTGCTACTTTTGTAGGGATTCAAATAGATGGTCTTACGGGAGCACTTGTTGCAACGATAGGTTGTGTTTTACCATCATGTATTATTGTCAGTATACTGGCTTGGTTATATGTAAAATATAAAGATTCTTTTATTTTAACAGGAGCATTGCAAGGATTACAACCAGCAGTTGTTGCTCTAATAGCAACAGCTGGTCTTAGTATTTTGTTGTTAGCGTTATTTGGGGAAGGAGTAGAAACATATTCTTTGGATAATTTAGATATTATTTCTAGTGTTTTATTTATTGTTTCTTTTGCAATATTAAAAATAAGAAAGAAGACAAATCCTATCCATGTTATGATAGGTTGTGGAATAGTTGGTGGAATGATCTATTTAGCAGTAGACTATTTAGCAATATTATTATAA
- a CDS encoding chromate transporter, which produces MEKGKLWKMFYTMFNLSMFTFGGGYVIISLMKSKFVEELEWLSEEEVLNFAAIAQSCPGPVAVNAAILVGYRIGGIKGALVAILGTVLPPLIILSGISFVYVAFRDNIIVNAVLKGMQAGVAAVIFDVVFDLSATIFKKKDVSYIIVMFLAFVVTQFLGVNVMFIIISCACFGIVKSWYSLKKGGNVS; this is translated from the coding sequence ATGGAAAAAGGAAAGCTTTGGAAAATGTTTTATACGATGTTTAATTTAAGTATGTTTACCTTTGGAGGTGGTTATGTCATTATCTCCTTGATGAAATCGAAGTTTGTAGAAGAATTAGAATGGTTAAGTGAAGAAGAAGTTTTAAACTTTGCAGCGATTGCCCAATCATGTCCGGGACCAGTTGCTGTCAATGCAGCAATTTTAGTAGGATATCGTATTGGCGGAATTAAAGGTGCACTTGTTGCAATATTGGGAACAGTATTACCACCATTAATCATTCTTTCTGGTATATCATTTGTATATGTTGCTTTTCGAGATAATATTATTGTGAATGCTGTTTTAAAAGGAATGCAAGCAGGAGTAGCTGCTGTTATATTTGATGTTGTTTTTGATTTATCAGCGACTATTTTTAAGAAAAAAGATGTTTCTTATATTATTGTTATGTTTTTAGCTTTTGTGGTAACACAGTTTTTAGGTGTGAATGTTATGTTTATTATTATTTCTTGTGCTTGTTTTGGTATTGTTAAAAGTTGGTATTCCCTTAAAAAAGGAGGGAATGTGTCATGA
- the asnB gene encoding asparagine synthase (glutamine-hydrolyzing) encodes MCGILGLFHPCQDISNKQKEMQEMLALLKKRGPDDENIFISEHCILGHRRLSIIDLEGGKQPFCYTHLNKEYWISYNGEIYNMNELKQQLIDDGYHFYSQSDTEVILVSYIAYGKKCVEYLDGIFSFIIYHENNVFVARDHLGVKPLFYLYKDHELLVASEIKCILKYLKKAVVTDNGIKELLGLGPSVTPGKTIYKDIHSLAPGHYLCANELGISITCYFQLEKRTHPHSYQETIRHVRHLVNKSIHQQLLSDVPISCMLSGGLDSSIICALASQYNNNLATYSVDYQQQAEHFQAYAYQTSRDEDYIQAMIDRYQNKHTSITLSQEDLVNSLEEALVARDMPGMADIDSSFLLFCKEIGKNHKVVLSGECADEIFGGYPWFYQNQDCFPWIRDIENRNELYSDYVKQLDIPLYVKDSYQYSSYIHHNSSDSSLDAPKRKMIHLHYQWFMQTLLTRADSQSMRASIEQRVPFASKEIIQYMYNVPTSYMYHNGVEKSLLREAFKDLLPESIYGRKKNPYPKTHHPKYTQYIQDLLLQSLQEKENILYKLFDIKKLKEVITDPSSFKTPWFGQLMTGPQLLAYFYQIYLWGKIYQIQIENN; translated from the coding sequence ATGTGTGGTATTTTAGGATTATTTCATCCTTGTCAAGATATTAGTAACAAACAAAAAGAAATGCAAGAAATGCTTGCATTACTAAAGAAAAGAGGTCCTGATGATGAAAATATATTTATTAGTGAACATTGTATTTTAGGACATCGAAGATTAAGTATTATTGATTTAGAAGGTGGGAAACAACCTTTTTGTTATACTCATTTAAATAAAGAATATTGGATTAGTTATAATGGTGAGATATATAACATGAATGAATTAAAACAACAATTGATTGATGATGGTTATCATTTTTATAGTCAAAGTGATACAGAAGTAATATTAGTCAGTTATATAGCTTATGGTAAAAAGTGTGTTGAGTATTTAGATGGGATTTTTTCTTTTATTATTTATCATGAAAATAATGTCTTTGTAGCTAGAGATCATTTAGGAGTTAAACCACTTTTCTATTTATATAAAGATCATGAACTATTAGTAGCTAGTGAGATAAAATGTATTTTAAAATATTTAAAAAAAGCAGTAGTAACTGATAATGGTATCAAAGAATTATTAGGATTAGGACCAAGTGTTACTCCGGGTAAAACAATTTATAAAGATATTCATAGTTTAGCTCCAGGTCATTACTTATGTGCTAATGAACTAGGTATTTCAATTACTTGTTACTTTCAATTAGAAAAACGTACGCATCCCCATAGTTATCAAGAAACAATTCGTCATGTTCGTCATTTGGTAAACAAAAGTATTCACCAACAATTATTAAGTGATGTTCCTATTTCTTGTATGCTTTCAGGAGGACTTGATTCGAGTATTATATGTGCCCTTGCAAGCCAATACAACAATAACTTAGCTACTTATAGTGTCGACTACCAACAACAAGCAGAACATTTCCAAGCTTATGCCTATCAAACATCGAGAGACGAAGATTATATTCAAGCAATGATCGATCGTTATCAAAATAAACATACTAGCATTACATTATCTCAAGAAGATTTAGTAAATTCTCTAGAAGAAGCTTTAGTTGCTAGAGACATGCCTGGTATGGCTGATATTGATAGTAGTTTTCTTTTGTTTTGCAAAGAGATTGGTAAAAATCATAAAGTAGTCTTATCAGGGGAATGTGCTGATGAAATATTTGGTGGTTATCCATGGTTTTATCAAAATCAAGATTGTTTCCCTTGGATAAGAGATATAGAAAATAGAAATGAATTATATAGTGATTATGTAAAACAATTAGATATTCCATTGTATGTAAAAGATAGTTATCAGTATTCTTCTTATATTCATCATAACAGTAGTGATTCTTCCTTAGATGCCCCTAAAAGAAAAATGATCCATTTACACTATCAATGGTTTATGCAAACATTACTAACAAGAGCCGATAGTCAATCAATGCGTGCATCGATTGAACAAAGAGTCCCTTTTGCATCAAAAGAAATTATTCAATACATGTATAATGTTCCTACTTCCTATATGTATCATAATGGTGTTGAAAAATCATTATTACGAGAAGCCTTCAAAGATTTATTACCTGAGTCTATTTATGGACGTAAAAAAAATCCTTATCCCAAAACACACCATCCTAAATATACTCAATATATTCAAGACTTATTATTACAATCTTTACAAGAAAAAGAAAATATTTTATACAAATTATTTGATATCAAAAAACTAAAAGAAGTAATAACTGATCCTTCTAGTTTTAAAACTCCTTGGTTTGGACAATTAATGACTGGACCTCAACTACTAGCTTATTTCTATCAAATCTATCTATGGGGTAAAATCTATCAAATACAAATAGAAAACAACTAA
- a CDS encoding RimK family alpha-L-glutamate ligase: MRGYIIEKYNNMKGSYSCYRLLEEAKKLGVSLQIIGSEDTSLKDGYFYNDGKRLEEGTFLFNRSKDKKVKDFLSLTKHSYNQTNHFLYYNNKYHQLLAIKNTDIMTPNYLYGDTNKVYQDIIEQIGLPFVAKGLESSMGKEIYLITTKKEYASLPEANYLFEEYIATSYGKDLRVYVINNKVVACMKRQAREGFKANVALGATVTNYSITPEIQTIVQQISEVISLDYYGLDLLFGKTGFVFCELNVMAGLQGIEQATNVNIAKKIIQHIITKEKEQVIQDSYQSYLKAQPFLDYHALDSTKRHPELSQSIIETYCPSNNVVITGSKGKGTTARILAKLLENVGKVGLMTSPHILDFTDRIQINSQPINDLNFVNVMDQAITKTKDISLPEHQYISPIAIQAIASLEYFKQEQTDYQIFECGKGVRYDDVNNIKHKYAIINPIFLEHTRELGNSIEAIIEDKLAIITKETKYVFIAKQNFDIDLILSKVPSHCIAKIEGIDYGIKNLRYTNQGMIFDVFSKYNYQDISLHLYGKHMAKNTALALCAYETITKEQYPKKDIHLSVPGRLDIIRTDPFLLVDACIHERSSYEVLKVLEYRGLKKVVFVIAIPDDKDYIGVIETIQAYASKIILTKTKNPHYHFSDNQQKVLQTKNIPFEYIEEVGILEEDVCYLGTTAYVTEILNLLKGSENG, from the coding sequence ATGAGAGGATATATTATTGAAAAATATAATAATATGAAAGGATCGTATAGTTGTTATCGACTTTTAGAAGAAGCAAAGAAGTTAGGTGTTTCGCTTCAAATTATTGGTAGTGAGGATACTAGTTTGAAAGATGGATACTTTTATAATGATGGAAAACGATTAGAAGAAGGAACGTTTCTTTTCAATCGCTCAAAAGATAAAAAAGTAAAAGACTTTCTTTCCCTAACAAAACATAGTTATAATCAAACAAATCATTTCTTATATTACAATAACAAATATCATCAACTCCTTGCCATTAAAAACACAGATATTATGACTCCTAATTATCTCTATGGAGATACAAATAAGGTATATCAAGATATCATAGAACAGATAGGTCTTCCTTTTGTAGCAAAAGGATTAGAAAGTTCCATGGGTAAAGAAATATATTTAATTACAACAAAGAAAGAATATGCTTCTTTACCAGAAGCAAATTATTTATTTGAAGAATATATAGCTACAAGTTATGGCAAAGACCTCCGAGTATATGTTATTAATAACAAGGTTGTAGCATGTATGAAAAGACAAGCAAGAGAAGGCTTTAAAGCGAATGTTGCATTAGGTGCCACTGTTACTAATTATTCAATAACACCAGAAATACAAACCATTGTACAACAAATTAGTGAGGTTATTTCTTTGGATTATTATGGTTTAGATTTGTTGTTTGGTAAAACTGGATTTGTATTTTGTGAGCTAAATGTAATGGCGGGATTACAAGGCATTGAACAAGCAACCAATGTGAATATAGCTAAAAAAATAATCCAACATATTATAACAAAAGAAAAAGAACAAGTAATCCAAGATAGCTATCAATCGTATTTAAAAGCACAACCTTTTCTTGATTATCATGCCCTAGATAGTACCAAAAGACATCCAGAACTTAGTCAATCAATAATCGAAACATATTGTCCAAGCAATAATGTAGTAATAACAGGTAGTAAAGGCAAAGGAACAACAGCTAGAATACTTGCAAAGCTATTAGAAAATGTAGGAAAAGTAGGGTTAATGACTAGTCCACATATTTTAGATTTTACAGATCGTATTCAAATAAATAGCCAACCAATTAATGATCTAAACTTTGTTAACGTAATGGATCAAGCAATAACCAAAACAAAAGATATTTCATTACCAGAACACCAATATATTAGTCCAATAGCTATCCAAGCAATTGCATCCTTAGAATATTTCAAACAAGAACAAACAGATTATCAAATCTTTGAATGTGGAAAAGGAGTACGATATGATGATGTCAATAACATCAAACATAAATACGCTATTATTAATCCTATCTTTTTAGAACATACAAGAGAATTAGGGAATAGTATTGAAGCAATTATAGAAGATAAATTAGCGATAATTACAAAGGAAACAAAGTATGTTTTTATTGCCAAACAAAACTTTGATATCGATCTTATATTATCCAAGGTTCCTAGTCATTGTATCGCTAAAATAGAAGGAATTGATTATGGAATTAAAAACCTGCGTTATACCAATCAAGGGATGATTTTTGATGTTTTTAGTAAATATAATTATCAAGATATCTCTCTTCATTTATATGGGAAACATATGGCAAAAAATACAGCTTTAGCCTTATGTGCTTATGAAACAATAACGAAAGAACAATATCCTAAAAAAGATATTCACCTATCTGTTCCAGGAAGACTGGATATCATTAGAACAGATCCTTTTCTATTAGTAGATGCTTGTATTCATGAAAGAAGTAGTTATGAAGTATTGAAAGTTTTAGAATATCGAGGGTTAAAGAAGGTTGTTTTTGTAATTGCGATTCCTGATGATAAGGATTATATAGGGGTTATTGAAACAATACAAGCGTATGCTAGTAAGATTATTTTAACAAAAACAAAGAATCCACATTATCATTTTAGCGATAACCAACAAAAGGTCTTACAAACAAAAAATATTCCTTTTGAATACATAGAAGAAGTGGGTATTCTTGAAGAAGATGTTTGTTATTTAGGAACAACAGCCTATGTAACAGAAATATTAAATCTCTTAAAAGGTAGTGAAAATGGGTAA
- a CDS encoding SPFH domain-containing protein produces MGLIKAATSALSTTLADQWKEYFVCDSISNDTLLVKGVKKSSSSSSNTKGSDNVITNGSVVSVADGQCMLIVAQGKIMEVCAEPGAFTYDTSTEPSIFAGSLGTSIIESFKTLGNRFTFGGEIPNDQRVYYINTKELTGNKYGTMNPIPFRVVDKNIGLDVDISIRCNGEYSYKITNPLLFYTNVVGNVTTEYKRSQIDSMLKTELLTALQPAFGKISEMGIRYSALPNHAEEMATVLNDLLSEKWKELRGLEIVSFGVNSATASQEDEAMITELQKTAVYRDPTLAAAMLAQAQAEALKSAAANEGQGAFMAFAGMNMAQSASGGASPQSLFAMGQQQQDAPTQPAPVGVASAPVDGWTCECGTVNTGKFCVECGKPKPAGGWTCECGTVNAGKFCTECGKPATVKIVCDKCGWTPKDGEPAPKFCPECGDVIDGNDKK; encoded by the coding sequence ATGGGATTAATTAAAGCTGCAACTAGTGCTTTAAGCACTACTTTAGCCGATCAATGGAAAGAGTACTTTGTTTGTGACTCAATAAGTAATGATACATTATTAGTGAAAGGTGTGAAGAAATCATCTTCTAGTTCATCAAATACAAAAGGATCAGATAATGTGATTACAAATGGTTCTGTTGTTAGTGTTGCTGATGGCCAATGTATGTTAATTGTAGCACAAGGGAAAATTATGGAAGTATGTGCCGAACCAGGTGCTTTTACTTATGATACTTCAACTGAACCTAGTATTTTTGCAGGAAGTTTAGGTACTAGTATCATAGAATCATTTAAGACTTTAGGAAATCGTTTTACTTTTGGTGGTGAGATTCCTAATGATCAAAGAGTATATTATATTAATACAAAAGAATTAACAGGAAATAAATATGGAACAATGAACCCTATTCCTTTTCGAGTAGTGGATAAAAATATTGGTTTGGATGTTGATATTTCTATTCGTTGTAATGGAGAATATTCTTATAAAATTACAAATCCTTTATTATTCTATACAAATGTTGTTGGAAATGTAACAACTGAATATAAACGTTCTCAAATCGATAGCATGTTAAAAACAGAATTATTAACTGCTTTGCAACCTGCTTTTGGGAAAATTTCTGAAATGGGAATTCGTTATTCAGCATTACCAAATCATGCGGAAGAGATGGCTACTGTTTTAAATGATCTTTTATCAGAAAAATGGAAAGAACTTCGTGGTTTAGAAATCGTTTCATTTGGTGTTAATTCTGCTACTGCTTCACAGGAAGATGAAGCAATGATTACAGAATTACAAAAAACTGCTGTTTATCGTGATCCAACTTTAGCTGCTGCAATGCTTGCTCAAGCTCAAGCAGAAGCTTTAAAATCAGCTGCTGCTAATGAAGGTCAAGGTGCTTTTATGGCTTTTGCTGGAATGAATATGGCTCAAAGTGCTAGTGGTGGAGCTTCTCCTCAATCATTATTTGCAATGGGTCAACAACAACAAGATGCCCCTACTCAACCAGCACCAGTTGGTGTTGCTAGTGCACCTGTAGATGGATGGACTTGTGAATGTGGTACTGTTAATACTGGTAAGTTCTGTGTTGAATGTGGGAAACCAAAACCGGCAGGAGGATGGACTTGTGAATGTGGTACTGTCAATGCTGGTAAGTTCTGTACAGAATGTGGGAAACCAGCAACAGTAAAAATTGTTTGTGATAAATGTGGATGGACTCCTAAAGATGGTGAACCTGCTCCAAAATTCTGTCCTGAATGTGGGGATGTAATTGATGGAAACGACAAAAAATAG
- a CDS encoding SPFH domain-containing protein, whose amino-acid sequence MSLGLWLVIILILVSILANVIRIVPQSKAYVVERLGAYNRTCSVGLHVFIPFFDRLANRVSLKEQVIDFAPQPVITKDNVTMQIDTVVYYQITDPKLFTYGVDRPINAIENLTATTLRNIIGELELDETLTSRDLINSRMRSILDEATDPWGIKVHRVEVKNIIPPRDIQEAMEKQMRAERERREAILIAEGKKMSAILNAEGDKESIILRATADREAKITLAQGEAESLRLVYEAQARGIEYINSANPNQAYLTLQGYKALEELAHGSATKIIVPSSLQDVASMATSVGEFLKETKEEK is encoded by the coding sequence ATGAGTTTAGGGTTATGGTTAGTAATTATTCTTATTTTGGTAAGTATATTAGCAAATGTAATTCGTATTGTACCCCAATCAAAAGCATATGTAGTAGAAAGATTAGGAGCTTATAATCGTACATGTAGTGTTGGATTACATGTCTTTATTCCATTCTTTGATCGTTTAGCAAATCGTGTTTCATTAAAGGAACAAGTAATTGATTTTGCACCACAACCAGTAATTACTAAAGACAATGTAACAATGCAAATAGATACTGTTGTTTATTATCAAATTACGGATCCAAAATTATTCACATATGGTGTTGATCGTCCAATTAACGCGATTGAAAACTTAACAGCAACAACATTAAGAAATATTATTGGTGAATTAGAATTAGATGAAACATTAACATCACGTGATTTAATCAACTCAAGAATGCGTTCTATTCTAGATGAAGCAACAGACCCTTGGGGAATCAAAGTTCATCGTGTTGAAGTAAAGAACATTATCCCACCTAGAGATATCCAAGAAGCAATGGAAAAACAAATGCGTGCTGAACGTGAAAGACGTGAAGCTATCTTAATTGCAGAAGGGAAAAAGATGTCTGCTATCTTAAATGCAGAAGGAGATAAAGAATCAATTATCTTACGTGCTACTGCTGATAGAGAAGCAAAAATCACTTTAGCACAAGGGGAAGCAGAATCATTACGTTTAGTATATGAAGCTCAAGCAAGAGGTATTGAATACATCAATTCAGCTAACCCAAATCAAGCATACTTAACATTACAAGGTTATAAAGCTTTAGAAGAGTTAGCTCATGGTTCAGCTACAAAAATTATTGTTCCTAGTTCATTACAAGATGTCGCTAGTATGGCCACATCTGTTGGTGAATTCTTAAAAGAAACAAAAGAAGAAAAATAA
- a CDS encoding family 1 glycosylhydrolase — protein MGFKDNFLWGGALSAYQCEGAYNIDGKGISIADVKKMGSLGKMREMTDGIVEGQYYPSHEAIDFYHHYKEDLALFKELGFRCLRVSIAWSRIYPLGDEREPNEKGLQFYEDLFLECKRLEIDVMVTLFHAETPYHLYKTYGSWANKQYITFFERFAKTIIQRYKGLVRYWLTFNEINGLPYLPGQSINYKKGNKQDLYQAAHNQLVCCAIATKYAHEIDKECKVGCMLLYPTTYPFSSKPEDNLEVLKFKQELSFYSDAQIRGYYTPNMLKILENENVSLDITDKERELLQIGTVDFISFSYYNSNVLGTTKEQLEQANGNIIRGIKNPYLQSSEWGWQIDPIGLRIALNELYDKYQLPLFIVENGLGAKDTVTKKDEIIDDYRIDYLRAHIGAMKEAVDYDGVDVMGYTAWGPIDIVGAGTGQMSKRYGFIYVDKDDQGNGTLQRKKKKSFYWYQQVIKTNGEEL, from the coding sequence ATGGGATTCAAAGATAACTTTTTATGGGGTGGTGCCCTATCTGCCTATCAATGTGAAGGTGCTTATAATATAGATGGAAAAGGGATTAGTATTGCAGACGTAAAGAAGATGGGAAGCCTTGGTAAAATGCGTGAAATGACGGATGGAATAGTAGAAGGTCAATATTATCCTAGTCATGAAGCAATTGATTTTTATCATCATTATAAAGAAGATTTAGCGTTATTTAAAGAATTAGGATTTCGATGTTTACGAGTATCCATTGCTTGGTCTCGTATTTATCCTTTAGGGGATGAAAGGGAACCTAATGAAAAAGGATTACAATTTTATGAAGATTTATTTCTGGAATGTAAAAGATTAGAAATAGATGTAATGGTAACTCTTTTTCATGCTGAAACACCTTATCATTTATATAAAACATATGGTTCTTGGGCTAATAAACAATATATTACTTTTTTTGAAAGATTTGCAAAAACAATTATTCAAAGATATAAAGGATTAGTTAGGTATTGGTTAACTTTTAATGAAATAAATGGTCTACCTTATTTGCCAGGACAATCCATAAATTATAAAAAAGGAAACAAACAAGACTTATATCAAGCAGCTCATAACCAATTAGTATGTTGTGCAATTGCTACAAAATATGCTCATGAAATAGATAAAGAATGTAAAGTAGGTTGTATGTTGTTGTATCCAACAACATATCCTTTTAGTAGTAAACCAGAAGATAATTTAGAGGTATTAAAATTTAAACAAGAACTAAGTTTTTATAGTGATGCACAAATAAGAGGATACTACACACCTAATATGTTAAAAATATTAGAAAATGAAAATGTATCTTTGGATATAACAGACAAAGAACGAGAATTATTACAAATAGGTACAGTAGATTTTATTTCTTTTAGTTATTATAATTCTAATGTTTTAGGTACTACCAAAGAACAATTAGAACAAGCAAATGGAAATATCATTAGAGGTATAAAAAACCCATATTTACAATCTAGTGAATGGGGTTGGCAAATAGATCCTATTGGACTAAGAATAGCTTTAAATGAATTATATGATAAATATCAATTACCTTTATTTATTGTAGAAAATGGTTTAGGTGCAAAAGATACAGTAACTAAAAAAGATGAAATTATAGATGATTATCGAATTGATTATTTAAGAGCGCATATTGGTGCTATGAAAGAAGCAGTAGATTATGATGGAGTAGATGTAATGGGTTATACAGCTTGGGGACCTATTGATATTGTTGGGGCAGGAACAGGTCAAATGTCAAAACGTTATGGATTTATCTATGTAGATAAAGATGATCAAGGTAATGGTACTTTACAAAGAAAGAAAAAGAAATCTTTTTATTGGTATCAACAAGTTATTAAAACTAATGGAGAAGAATTATAA
- a CDS encoding arsenate reductase ArsC, which translates to MLPKVAFICVHNSCRSQMAEALGKQLAADVFESYSAGTHTKPQINQDAVRLMKDVYQIDMEATQCSKVLEDIPAVDIVITMGCNVECPFLSCSHREDWGLDDPSGNEDAVFLETMKMIETKILDLKKRIQTNTIEIDS; encoded by the coding sequence ATGTTACCAAAAGTAGCCTTTATATGTGTTCATAATTCATGTCGAAGTCAAATGGCAGAAGCATTAGGAAAACAGTTAGCAGCCGATGTTTTTGAAAGTTATTCAGCAGGAACACACACGAAACCACAAATTAATCAAGACGCTGTGCGTCTAATGAAAGATGTCTATCAAATAGATATGGAAGCAACCCAATGTTCGAAAGTATTAGAAGATATACCAGCAGTAGATATTGTTATTACAATGGGGTGTAATGTGGAATGTCCTTTTTTATCATGTAGTCATCGAGAAGACTGGGGATTAGATGATCCTAGTGGTAATGAGGATGCTGTATTTTTAGAAACAATGAAAATGATTGAAACAAAAATTCTAGATTTAAAAAAACGTATTCAAACAAATACTATTGAGATAGACTCTTAA
- a CDS encoding thioredoxin family protein, whose amino-acid sequence MKLFQSKAGSVKSNALNARVKVLGSGCKKCNELEQNVKLALVELGMEPVVEHITDFSKIATYNVMSMPALVVDNKVVSYGKVLTVNQAKECIQNATGE is encoded by the coding sequence ATGAAACTATTTCAAAGTAAAGCAGGATCAGTAAAATCAAATGCATTAAATGCAAGAGTAAAAGTATTAGGATCAGGTTGTAAAAAATGTAATGAATTAGAACAAAATGTAAAACTAGCATTAGTAGAATTAGGAATGGAACCAGTAGTAGAACATATTACCGATTTTTCTAAAATAGCAACTTACAATGTAATGAGTATGCCAGCATTAGTAGTTGACAATAAAGTAGTTAGTTATGGAAAAGTATTAACAGTAAATCAAGCAAAAGAATGCATTCAAAATGCAACAGGAGAATAA
- a CDS encoding LysR family transcriptional regulator, which yields MTLKHLKIFIAVCQTGTLTAAGKKLFIAQPAISVAISDLESHYGVKLFDRINNRLHITEVGKQFLQYAQHIIDLHEEMEYNIMNSDGLGTLKIGSSITIANCYLPAFVQALKTKNPELLISITVQNSGIIESKIVNNELDIALIEGVVSSPFVQSTHFLEDPLVLVVPKDHPFANKKAIQIYDLNNQNFLTREKGSAGREVLDGLVETYSLSIHFLLESISTQAIINSIKSGLGISILPFLLVKEDIEKGELIQVAIKDVKLKRDLSIIYHKNKFLSKAAKDLMEISIQKGA from the coding sequence ATGACATTAAAACATTTAAAAATATTTATAGCAGTATGTCAAACAGGTACACTTACTGCTGCTGGTAAAAAGCTATTTATTGCCCAACCTGCTATTAGTGTTGCCATTTCTGATTTAGAAAGTCATTATGGAGTAAAGTTATTTGATCGTATTAATAATCGTCTACATATTACAGAAGTAGGAAAACAGTTTTTACAATATGCCCAACATATTATTGATTTACATGAAGAAATGGAATATAACATTATGAATTCTGATGGTTTAGGTACCTTAAAAATAGGTTCTAGTATTACTATCGCTAATTGTTATTTACCTGCGTTTGTTCAAGCCCTAAAGACTAAAAATCCAGAACTTCTTATTTCTATTACTGTTCAAAATTCAGGTATTATTGAATCTAAAATCGTAAATAATGAACTAGATATTGCTTTAATTGAAGGAGTAGTGAGTAGTCCTTTTGTTCAATCAACCCATTTTCTAGAAGATCCTCTTGTTTTAGTTGTCCCTAAAGATCATCCTTTCGCTAATAAGAAAGCGATACAAATCTATGATCTAAATAATCAAAATTTCTTAACAAGAGAAAAAGGAAGTGCTGGACGAGAGGTATTAGATGGTTTAGTGGAAACTTATTCTTTATCAATTCATTTTTTATTAGAAAGTATTAGTACACAAGCTATTATTAATAGTATAAAGAGTGGATTAGGTATTTCTATTTTACCTTTTTTATTAGTAAAGGAAGATATTGAAAAAGGAGAACTAATACAAGTAGCTATTAAAGATGTTAAGTTAAAAAGAGATTTATCCATTATTTATCATAAAAATAAGTTTCTTAGTAAAGCAGCAAAAGACTTAATGGAAATAAGTATTCAAAAAGGAGCTTAG